The genomic region CTATTTTTGGGTTTGTGAGTTGATCGTATCGGGGATATTTCTTGCTGATCCTTTTTAATAATTGTGCCTTTTCTTGTTGCAGCGCTTCTATTTCATAATTAAGGGTGAAAACCCGATTCGGGTCTCTTTGACTATCCACTTTGGCTAACGCATTTGACAATTCCAAATGTTTCTTTTCAAGCCCGTTCTCATTCATCAAAAATTTCTGCCTGAAAACCGCAGGGATTTCTTTTAAATTGCGAAACGTCCTGCCCTGACAAACGATATCCAAAAGCGCTCTGGCCTTGGCGCGTTCCGCATATTCGAAGGCTGTGCGGGCATAACCTTTTGAGGGTTCTTTTTGATGCAAAATTGCCAGGAGATTAATCAGCTTTCCATAAACCTGGATCTTATTCTCTAAGAAGCTTGACTTTTGTTCTTCAATTTGAAGCAAGCGGCGGACACCTTCAATTTCCCGCACAGCCAATTGGTATTGCCGCAAGGACTTATCATAGTCTCTCTGCTTTTCATAGACCATGCCAAGACCTGTAAGGGCTTCCCAGACAATAACCGGCCCTTCTATTTTCCGGCCCATGGCCAGGGCTTTGTTATAATTTTGGGCCGATTGAGTATAATTTTTCAACTGAAGATTTAAATTACCAAGATTGTTTAATTCATAGCCCTCATTATTTTTATTGCCGATTTTTCTATCGATTTTCAAGGCCTGTTTATAAAATTTAAATGCCCCTAAATAGTTACCGGATTGGGCATAAACGAGAGCCATGTTGCCGAGGAATATTCCCTCATTCCTTTTGTTCCCAATCTCCCGACTTATCTTCAAAGATTTCTCATAATATTCGAGCGCTCTTGAAGTGTCACCCATTGCATGATAGACCGCGCCGATGTTCCCAAGCCAGGTTCCCATCTGACTTTTGTTGCCAATTTCCCCTGCAATTATTTTAGCTTTCTCGTAGAACGCCAATGCTCTTGAAAATCTGCCTAAGCTATAAAAAATATTACCAATATTAGCGAGATTTCTGCTTTCACCACTCCTGTCCCCAATTTCTTCCGCAATCTTCAGCGCTTTGTCAAAATACTCCAATGCATTGGAGTAATCACCCAATCTCCAATACGCAAGTCCAGCGGCTCCCAGGGTCCTCCCCTCCTCACTCTTGTCGCCGATTTCTCTTAGAATGACCAAGGCTTGTTGGTAATAGGCCAGTGCTTTACGGTAGTCGTTGAAATTCCAATAACACAGGCCGATATTTGTCAACCAGGTCCCCTGGTGGCTTTTATCCTTGATCTTCCGGTCAATCGCCAAAGCCTCCTGATAATATGTCAAAGCCTTGGAATATTCTGCCAAGTAAAGGTAAATGCTGCCGATATTTCCGACATTTAGCCCTTCCAATCTTTTATCTTCGATTTCCCGGGCAATTTTTAATGCCCTTTTATGATGTACCAAAGCTTCGGAATACTGTCCGAGATTGCGATAAACAAAACCCATGTTATTGAGCCAGGTTGCTTCGGCAATTTTATTCCCGACTTCTCCAGCAATTTTAACGGCTTGACGGTCGTATTCTAATGCTTTGGAGTAGTTGGCCATATTCCCGTAAATGACGGCTATGTGCCCTAAATATTTTCCTTCGTTGCTTCTATCCCCAAATTCGCGTGCCATCGCCAACGCCTCTTGACAGCGTTCCTGCGCTTCACGATATTTACCGAGTTTTTGCAGAAACGCACCCCGTTCTCCCAGAAACCTGTATTGAAGCTCGACGTCATTGTGTTTCCGGGCCATCTTGTAACCCGTCCTGTTAACCTGCAAGCCCTCTTGTAATTTTCCCAAATAGTAGTAGATTTTTGCTTTTTCAAGATACACCACCAACAAATCGGGATTCAAGTTTAGGGCTTTGTCAAGAGCCATGAGCGCATTTTCCCATTGCTTCAGCAGCATGTATGCGTACCCAAGTCCATAGTACGCGCCGGCATTCCGGCTTTTTGCAGGAGTCAGGCCGCTTAAATAGTTAACCGCGCCCTCCGGATTTTTTGTTTTTTTATAAGCGATCACAATAGCCTTGTAGACGGCGGCACGCCTGT from Calditrichota bacterium harbors:
- a CDS encoding tetratricopeptide repeat protein, which codes for MQKARIGCFSLIMTLLFISASVPTPRESSTLDQQYLRVLRLIGKQHYNDAIRGLRQMIGQEPGFYRAYAKTVEVYKYKNALDEARQYFEELIVKAPKNAHAYYGLGLIDQEQRDYPQAIVRYRKSIELSNRRAAVYKAIVIAYKKTKNPEGAVNYLSGLTPAKSRNAGAYYGLGYAYMLLKQWENALMALDKALNLNPDLLVVYLEKAKIYYYLGKLQEGLQVNRTGYKMARKHNDVELQYRFLGERGAFLQKLGKYREAQERCQEALAMAREFGDRSNEGKYLGHIAVIYGNMANYSKALEYDRQAVKIAGEVGNKIAEATWLNNMGFVYRNLGQYSEALVHHKRALKIAREIEDKRLEGLNVGNIGSIYLYLAEYSKALTYYQEALAIDRKIKDKSHQGTWLTNIGLCYWNFNDYRKALAYYQQALVILREIGDKSEEGRTLGAAGLAYWRLGDYSNALEYFDKALKIAEEIGDRSGESRNLANIGNIFYSLGRFSRALAFYEKAKIIAGEIGNKSQMGTWLGNIGAVYHAMGDTSRALEYYEKSLKISREIGNKRNEGIFLGNMALVYAQSGNYLGAFKFYKQALKIDRKIGNKNNEGYELNNLGNLNLQLKNYTQSAQNYNKALAMGRKIEGPVIVWEALTGLGMVYEKQRDYDKSLRQYQLAVREIEGVRRLLQIEEQKSSFLENKIQVYGKLINLLAILHQKEPSKGYARTAFEYAERAKARALLDIVCQGRTFRNLKEIPAVFRQKFLMNENGLEKKHLELSNALAKVDSQRDPNRVFTLNYEIEALQQEKAQLLKRISKKYPRYDQLTNPKIVTVEEVQRHILDDKQVLLEYFVADEKIFVWTLTKHSLKFRTIDLTRKELQEKLSQISPLFQKEKAPNNVRIDHRWANMKSGLLYDLYKILVQKPLEPGLEPGSELIIVPDDILHYFPFEILVTDFSQAAVHYLIETYPISYASSASLLNPELQRKKKASEELLALGNPDFSDAQSRGVIEWVRSIVPFKSVFREVRFQPLPYAGWEVKAIAKNFEKPAVFTGHDASEKRFKERAQNYRFIHLATHNIIDDKQPMYSKIILAQTHGGDEDGYLQTYEVYNLRLNADLVVLSGCNTGLGKLSRGEGLIGMTRAFLYAGTPSLVVSLWPVKDESTAELMKSFYHDLKTGMPRNRALQKAKVMLIQSGDWRRDPFYWGAFVLIGDWRSVYERHD